The region CCAACGCCTCTTCCTCCGGCAAGCGCCTGGCGGGCGGGGGCACCATGGTGGGCACCGCGTCCAGCAGCTGCCGGGTATAGGCGTGTTGGGGATTGCCCAGCACTTCCCGCGCGCTGCCCTCCTCCACCCGCTCGCCGTGGCGCATCACGATGACGCGGTCGGCAATCTCGCGCACCACGCCGAAGTCGTGGGTGATGAACATCACGGCCATGTGGTGGCGCTCGCGCAGGTCGGCGATCAGCTTGAGGATCTGCGCCTGCGTCGTCACGTCCAGCGCCGTGGTGGGCTCGTCGGCGATCAGCAGCCTGGGCTCGAGCGCCAGCGCCATGGCGATGACGACGCGCTGGCGCTGGCCGCCCGACAGCTCGTGCGGAAACGCGCGGATGATCCGGGCCGGCTCGGGCAGGCCTACTTCCGTGATGAGCTCCATCGCCTTGGCGGTGCGGCTGGCTCGGCTGCCTTGCCCGTGCACTTCCAGCACTTCCCTGATCTGGTCGCCGATGCGCATCACCGGGTTCAGCGCGGTGAGCGGCTCCTGGAAGATCATGCCGATGTCGCGCCCGCGCACGCCGCGCATTTGCGCCTCGGTCAGCGCCGCGAGGTTCTGCCCGTTGAGGCGGATGGCGCCCCCGCTCATGCGCACGCCCTCCGGCAGCAGCCGCATGGTGGCCAGCGCCGCCAGCGATTTGCCCGAACCGGACTCGCCCACGATGCAGGTGGTCTGGCCGGGGTAGATCCGGATGTCGAGGTTCTTCGCGGCATGGGACCGGTCGGCCCCCGCAGGCAACTCGATCGACAGGCCCTCGATCTCCAGGACAGGCGCCGTGGAAGCCTGCACCGTCCGCATGGAAGCGCTCGTCATGCCGGCCGTCCTATGCGTTGACGTCGGCGGCGGGCAGCGCGCCGCCACGGGCCTTGTAGAAGGCTTCGACCATGCGCTGCGGTTCGTTGCTGTCGTAGGACTTGCGGTGCGCGCGCACGGCCGCCTCGATGGTTTCCAGGAACGAAGGCTCGGACATCTCGCGAAAACGCGCCTTGTCCAGGCGCAGGGCGACGGGCGGCTTCATCCCCAGTTCGTCGGCGATCTCCACCGCGCGCTCCAGCACCTCGTGTTGCGGGACGATGTGATGCACCAGGCCGAGGCGGTGGGCCTCGTCGGCGTCCATCAGGCGGCCCGTGAGGGTGAGCTCGATCGTGCGGGACATGCCGAGCATGAGGTTCATGATCCACGGACCGGTGATGCTGGCAATGCCGGAATTGATTTCCGGCTGGCCCATGCGCACGCCCGCGTGGGCCACGCGCACATCGCCCATCAGGCACGCCTGGAAGGCCGAGCCCGCGGCGATGCCGTTGAGCGCCATGACCAGCGGCTTGGGAAAACTGCGCAGCACGGTGTAGAACACGCCCCATCCACGGATCCACACCTCCGAGTCGTCGGCGTTGAATCCGTGCGCCTCGCCCAGGTCCTGGCCGGCGCAGAACGCGCGCTCGCCCGTGCCCGTGAGCACCACGGCGCGCACGTCGGCGTCGGTTTCGAATGCCTTCATCGCGGCCATGATGTCGCTGCGCATGGCGACTGTCCACGCGTTGAGCTTGTCGGGGCGGTTGAGGCGGATGACGCCCACGGCGCCGCGTCGCTCGACGACGATGAGCTTATCTGGATTGGACATGTGCGGGGCTCCTGGAAGATGACTTTGAAAGGGTGCGGTCCCACGCGCCTGCCGCGTCGCGCGGCAGCAGGTGCTTGCGAATGCGTTCGCTGGGGGTCAGTTCGAACCTGTCGACCGACGCGTAGTAGCGCGGCAGCTGGAAATCGGCCAGGCGCGGTTGGGCCCAGGCCACCAGTTCGCCCCATTCCACCGCGGCGCCGGATTCGAATTCGACATACATCAGGATGTCCTGCTCGCCGATGGCCGCAGGCACGCCGACGACGGCCGCGGTCTTGATCGCGGGGTGCAGGGCGAAGACACGCTCGACTTCCCAGGCCGACACGTTCTCGCCGCGCACGCGCATGGAGTCGGTGCGGCGCCCGACGAAGGCGTATTCCCCATGGGGCAACTGCCGCGCCAGGTCGCCGGTGTGCAGCTTGCCGCCGCGCAGGGCGCTCGCCGTTGCCTCCGGATTGTCGAGGTACGCAGGCAGGAAGACGCCTTCGACATCGCTGGACAGGACCATCTCGCCGATGTCGCCGGACGGCACGGGCCGGCTCTCCGCATCCAGCAATTCGATGCCGATCCACGGCAGCGCGGCGCCGATCGACCCGGGCGTGCCGCTCGCGTTCAGGGTCGCGAAACTCGAGCATTCGGTCATGCCGTAGCACTCGCGCAGTTCGCAGCCGAATCGCGCCCGGATGGGCCCCCAGGCCTGCACGGAAACACCCGCGCCCCAGGCGACGCGAATGTCTCCCGCCTGCGGCAACTGCATGAGCACGTCCAGCACGCCGCCGAGGTAGTGGAGGTGCGTCGCCCCGGCCGTGCGCCACTGCGCCCAGAACCGGCTGGCCGAAAAGCGCTTGACCACGTGCAGTTGCGCATCGACGAGGAACGGCAGCATCAGCATCTGCGCGCCGCCGATGTGGCACAGCGGCTCCCACAGGAATGCGCGGTCCTTGTCGCGGATGCCGGCCACCATCAGCGCGGCCTCGCTCGCGATGCGCAGCATGCGATGGGTGAACACCACGCCCTTGGGCGCGCCGGTCGTGCCGGAGGTGTAGATGATGCAAAGCGGGTCGCCGTGGCGGATGTCGCGGTTGCAGCTCATCTCCTGCGCCTGCGCATCCGCGTTCGCGCCCGGTTGCAGGCGCAAGGTCTTCACGCCGGACAGCGAAGCCAGCACCTCCTCGAACTCCGCGTCGAACACCAGGAGAGCCGGACGCGAATGCCGCACGATGTAGTCCAGGCCCGCGCCGCGCAGGCGCACGTTCACCGGGATCCAGACCGCGCCGGACAGGATCAACGCGTAGATGAGCGCGACGTGCTCCACCGAGTTGGACATCATCACCGCGACGCGGTCCCCGGCCCCGATGCCCGCCCCGCGCAGCTGCGCCTGCACCTGCGCGACACGAGTGCGCATCTGCCCCGCGGTGACGGCCTCGCCTTCATAGGCGATCACGCAACGTTCGCTGCCGCGCGCCAGGCCCTGCTGCAGCAAGGCGACCACATCGAGCTGGTCGCCATCGGTGCGCTTCGGGAAGTAGGCGGTCCATGGCACGGACACAGAACGCGAAGTCTCGGCTGTCGGTATTGTATTGTGATACATAGTAATGCAAGCTAATATACTGCTAGTATTTATCCGTTGCAACTGCCTGGAGGTTTTTTTTGGGCTTGCCGGCGTTTGTTTACAAATCGGACCCCGTGCGCGGCCAGCAGTGGGCGCGCCTGTTCGCCGAGCGCGCACCGGACATCGAGTTCCGGCAGTGGCCGGACACGGGCGATCCGGCCGACGTGCGCTACATGGCGGCCTGGACGCCGCCGCCGCGCCTGCACGAGGTCTTTCCCAACCTGGAAATCCTCTTCACCACCGGCGCCGGCATCGACCACCTGGACCTGTCGGCCATCCCCGACAGCGTCCCCCTCGTTCGCATGATCGATCCCGCCTTCGCGGAAGGGATGGCGCAGTACGTGCTGCACGCGGTCCTGGACGTGCACAGGGATTGCTTCGACTACGCGGAGCAGCAGGCACGCGGCGTGTGGTTACCGAGGCCGATCCGCAGCGCCTCGCAGGTTCGCGTGGGCGTGCTCGGGATGGGCAACCTGGCGAAAGCTTCGCTGCATCGCCTGGTGCAGCTCGGCTATGCCTGCGCCGCGTGGAGCCGCTCGGCGCACCGGATGGAAGGGGTCGAATGCTTTGCAGGCGCGCAGGCCATGCGTGCGTTTCTCGCGCGCACCGAGGTGCTCGTGTGCCTGCTGCCGTTGACGGACGACACGCGGGGCCTGCTCGGTGAGGAGCTGCTGTCGCAGCTTCCCCGCGGCGCCTCGCTGGTGCAGGTCGCGCGTGGCGCCCACCTGGACCACGGGGCGCTGATGCGCCTGCTCGCGTCCGGACATTTGTCCAGCGCGCGGCTCGACGTCACCGACCCGGAGCCGCTGCCGGCCGGCCACCCGCTCTGGCGGCATCCGCGCGTGCGCATCACACCGCATATAGCCACTGCCGCGCGGCCCGAAGTCGCTGTCGACGCCGTGCTGGAGAACATTCGCCGCCACCACGATGGCCAGCCGATGCACGGCCTGGTCGACCGCAAGCGCGGCTATTGATCCGTACACAACCGCTTGACTCTTTGGGCGCTTGGTCTAAAATCCGCTGTATTGTATTTCAATATTTAGTATCTAAACAGGAGTTTGCGAATGACCATGGAACGGAAAGCCCTCCAGCCTGAGTCGAATGGCTCATTTCATATCTCCCGCAGGACGGTACTCGCTGCCCCCGCCGCGTTGATGCTGCCGCACCTCGCCATGGGCCAGAGCCAGAAGCCGCCCAAGGGCCAGAAGGGCCAGATCGTGGTGGGTTTCTCGCAGGAGCCCACCGTCTTCAATCCGCTCATGCCCCGCATCGAAACCGACCAGGGCGTGTGGTTCGCGCTGTTCAACCCGCTCTGGCGCGCGGACCCCGACGGCACGCTGGTGCCGGAGCTTGCGGCCGAAGTGCCCACGCTGGACAACGGCGGCATCTCGGCCGACGGCCTCACCTGGAAGATCAAGCTGCGCAAGGGCGTGAAGTGGCACGACGGCAAGGAGTTCACGGCCGAGGACGTCAAGTACACGCTCGAGCTGATCAACAACCCCAACTTCAAGGCGTACACGCGCCAGGGCCACGGCCTGGTCAAGGACATCGCGGTCTCCAGCCCGCACGACATCTCCTGGACGATGTCCAAGGCCTACGCACCCTACCTTGCCTTGCTGGCCTGGACCTTCATCGTTCCCAAACACGTGCTCTCCACCGCGGCCGACCCGAACACCGCGCCGTTCAACTCCGCGCCGATCGGCACCGGGCCGTTCAAGTGGGGCAAGCGCGTGGCCGGCCAGGGCGTGACGGTCGAAGCCAACAAGGACTATTTCGGCGACGGCCCCTATGTGGAGCGCGTCATCTTCAACTACATCCCCGACTCGAACAACCTCTACACGCAGTTCAAGACCGGGCAGATCGACTACATCGGCTACTACGGCATCGGCGCGCAGTATGTGAAGGAAGCCTCCGCGCTGCGCGACCGCAAGGTGGAGAAGGTCAAGTTCTCGCAGGTCGAGGGCATCGCCCTGAACATGGGCAAGCCGATCTTCCAGGACAAGGCCGTGCGCCGCGCAATGTACGCGGGCATGAACAAGAAGGCCATGAT is a window of Caenimonas aquaedulcis DNA encoding:
- a CDS encoding ABC transporter ATP-binding protein, which encodes MTSASMRTVQASTAPVLEIEGLSIELPAGADRSHAAKNLDIRIYPGQTTCIVGESGSGKSLAALATMRLLPEGVRMSGGAIRLNGQNLAALTEAQMRGVRGRDIGMIFQEPLTALNPVMRIGDQIREVLEVHGQGSRASRTAKAMELITEVGLPEPARIIRAFPHELSGGQRQRVVIAMALALEPRLLIADEPTTALDVTTQAQILKLIADLRERHHMAVMFITHDFGVVREIADRVIVMRHGERVEEGSAREVLGNPQHAYTRQLLDAVPTMVPPPARRLPEEEALVVSNLNKTYGQRQMFAAKRTVHAVSDVSFAIRRGETLGLVGESGSGKSTVGRCVIRLIEPDTGTIRVGDLQIDNLSLRELRPQRRRVQMVFQDPFGSLDQRRTVGASISEGMIANGASTAQARARSIELLELVGLQPAAVDRYPHEFSGGQRQRVGIARALALNPDVLIADEAVSALDVSVQYQVLQLLREVQARMGLAILFVTHDLRVAAQMCDRIAVMQKGKLVELQDTRDLLSSPRHAYTKALLASVPGHDMMPLREAARVVAEEAA
- a CDS encoding enoyl-CoA hydratase/isomerase family protein; translation: MSNPDKLIVVERRGAVGVIRLNRPDKLNAWTVAMRSDIMAAMKAFETDADVRAVVLTGTGERAFCAGQDLGEAHGFNADDSEVWIRGWGVFYTVLRSFPKPLVMALNGIAAGSAFQACLMGDVRVAHAGVRMGQPEINSGIASITGPWIMNLMLGMSRTIELTLTGRLMDADEAHRLGLVHHIVPQHEVLERAVEIADELGMKPPVALRLDKARFREMSEPSFLETIEAAVRAHRKSYDSNEPQRMVEAFYKARGGALPAADVNA
- a CDS encoding AMP-binding protein, which produces MYHNTIPTAETSRSVSVPWTAYFPKRTDGDQLDVVALLQQGLARGSERCVIAYEGEAVTAGQMRTRVAQVQAQLRGAGIGAGDRVAVMMSNSVEHVALIYALILSGAVWIPVNVRLRGAGLDYIVRHSRPALLVFDAEFEEVLASLSGVKTLRLQPGANADAQAQEMSCNRDIRHGDPLCIIYTSGTTGAPKGVVFTHRMLRIASEAALMVAGIRDKDRAFLWEPLCHIGGAQMLMLPFLVDAQLHVVKRFSASRFWAQWRTAGATHLHYLGGVLDVLMQLPQAGDIRVAWGAGVSVQAWGPIRARFGCELRECYGMTECSSFATLNASGTPGSIGAALPWIGIELLDAESRPVPSGDIGEMVLSSDVEGVFLPAYLDNPEATASALRGGKLHTGDLARQLPHGEYAFVGRRTDSMRVRGENVSAWEVERVFALHPAIKTAAVVGVPAAIGEQDILMYVEFESGAAVEWGELVAWAQPRLADFQLPRYYASVDRFELTPSERIRKHLLPRDAAGAWDRTLSKSSSRSPAHVQSR
- a CDS encoding 2-hydroxyacid dehydrogenase, translated to MRGQQWARLFAERAPDIEFRQWPDTGDPADVRYMAAWTPPPRLHEVFPNLEILFTTGAGIDHLDLSAIPDSVPLVRMIDPAFAEGMAQYVLHAVLDVHRDCFDYAEQQARGVWLPRPIRSASQVRVGVLGMGNLAKASLHRLVQLGYACAAWSRSAHRMEGVECFAGAQAMRAFLARTEVLVCLLPLTDDTRGLLGEELLSQLPRGASLVQVARGAHLDHGALMRLLASGHLSSARLDVTDPEPLPAGHPLWRHPRVRITPHIATAARPEVAVDAVLENIRRHHDGQPMHGLVDRKRGY
- a CDS encoding peptide ABC transporter substrate-binding protein, producing MERKALQPESNGSFHISRRTVLAAPAALMLPHLAMGQSQKPPKGQKGQIVVGFSQEPTVFNPLMPRIETDQGVWFALFNPLWRADPDGTLVPELAAEVPTLDNGGISADGLTWKIKLRKGVKWHDGKEFTAEDVKYTLELINNPNFKAYTRQGHGLVKDIAVSSPHDISWTMSKAYAPYLALLAWTFIVPKHVLSTAADPNTAPFNSAPIGTGPFKWGKRVAGQGVTVEANKDYFGDGPYVERVIFNYIPDSNNLYTQFKTGQIDYIGYYGIGAQYVKEASALRDRKVEKVKFSQVEGIALNMGKPIFQDKAVRRAMYAGMNKKAMIDAVYYGLPTETESVTPRSSWAFNPDLPKQSYDLGLGNKLLDEAGWVRGPDGVRAKAGQRLEFTVATVSGNAQREQVLQLLQQDWMKLGIAMQIKTMPAAVVYGDFYTKSQFDCLLLSTTYGTGSDPDVTQRFSSGAIPVQGGSGQNFYQYKNAEVDRLLGVAQASFRRAERKDAYAKIQALIREDLVILPLCQPQPVEGSKAKLMGYRSNPNVSCNTWNIGTWYWAA